The Campylobacter sp. CN_NE2 genome contains a region encoding:
- a CDS encoding anaerobic C4-dicarboxylate transporter — protein MSFLTELSQGTQFALQLLIVLGCLFYGARKGGIALGLLGGIGLLVMVFLFHIQPGKPAITVMLVILAVVVASATLQASGGLDCMLQIAERVLRKHPKYVSILAGFVTCTLTVLCGTGHVVYTVLPIIYDVAIKNNIRPERPMAAGSVSAQMGIIASPVSVAVVSLTAFLLAAETKLPNFDGYLDLLKITFPSTYCGVLAIGLFSMFRGKDLEKDEEFQEKMKDPEFRHYVYGENEGASLLGVKLEKQKWVAMWIFLGIIVVVAVLGYFKELRPAWPSAKDPAKLSPMSMTDVIQLFMLLAGALIIIFTKTDANKISRNEIFRSGMIALVAVFGISWMADTMFAVHTKMFKEALGGVVQAHPWTYAVMLLLISKFVNSQAAALAAFVPIALGIGVSPGVIAAFAPACYGYYILPTYPSDLAAIQFDRTGTTHIGKFVINHSFIFPGLIGVFTSCVVGYILAGVYGYL, from the coding sequence ATGAGTTTTTTAACTGAATTGAGCCAAGGAACACAATTTGCACTTCAATTGTTGATAGTGCTTGGTTGTTTGTTTTACGGCGCTAGAAAGGGCGGTATAGCCCTTGGTTTGCTAGGCGGTATCGGTCTTTTGGTAATGGTATTTTTATTCCATATCCAACCAGGAAAACCTGCGATTACCGTTATGTTGGTTATTCTTGCGGTTGTTGTTGCAAGTGCGACACTACAAGCAAGCGGCGGTTTGGACTGTATGTTGCAAATAGCCGAAAGAGTTTTGCGAAAGCATCCAAAATATGTAAGCATTTTAGCCGGTTTTGTAACCTGCACCCTAACCGTTCTTTGTGGAACAGGACATGTTGTTTATACCGTTTTGCCTATCATCTACGATGTTGCGATTAAAAACAATATTCGCCCTGAGCGTCCTATGGCAGCAGGTTCTGTTTCAGCGCAAATGGGCATTATCGCAAGTCCGGTTTCAGTTGCCGTTGTGTCGCTAACTGCATTTTTACTTGCAGCCGAGACAAAATTACCAAATTTTGACGGATATTTGGATTTATTAAAAATCACTTTCCCATCTACATATTGTGGTGTTTTAGCAATCGGTCTATTTAGTATGTTTAGGGGCAAAGACTTGGAAAAAGATGAAGAATTCCAAGAAAAGATGAAAGATCCTGAATTTAGACACTATGTTTATGGCGAAAACGAAGGCGCTTCGCTACTTGGCGTAAAACTAGAAAAACAAAAATGGGTTGCTATGTGGATTTTCTTAGGCATTATCGTTGTTGTTGCTGTTTTGGGTTATTTTAAAGAACTTCGCCCTGCATGGCCAAGTGCAAAAGATCCTGCTAAATTATCTCCTATGAGCATGACAGATGTTATCCAACTATTTATGCTACTAGCCGGTGCGCTTATTATCATCTTTACAAAAACAGATGCAAACAAAATCAGCAGAAACGAAATTTTCCGCTCAGGTATGATTGCTTTGGTTGCCGTTTTTGGAATTTCATGGATGGCAGATACTATGTTTGCAGTTCATACAAAAATGTTTAAAGAAGCGCTTGGTGGCGTAGTTCAAGCTCACCCTTGGACCTATGCTGTTATGCTTTTATTGATTTCAAAATTTGTTAATTCACAAGCTGCGGCTTTGGCTGCGTTTGTTCCGATTGCACTAGGTATCGGCGTAAGTCCGGGCGTTATTGCTGCGTTTGCACCTGCTTGCTATGGTTATTATATCCTTCCTACATACCCAAGTGACCTTGCGGCTATCCAATTTGACCGCACAGGCACGACCCACATAGGAAAATTTGTAATCAACCACAGCTTTATATTCCCAGGATTAATCGGCGTATTTACTTCATGCGTTGTAGGTTATATTCTAGCCGGAGTTTATGGCTATCTATAA